The DNA segment CGGTGGCAGATCCCCGAGGTAGCCGTGCAGGCGCTGCTCGTTGTACCAGGCCACCCACGACAGGGTGGCGAGTTCGACGGCCTCGATGCTGCGCCATGGCCCCTGTTCGGGTCCGTAGATCAGCTCGGTCTTGTATAGGCCCGACGAGTTGGCCGCATCACGCAGCCGCATCGTGCAGGCACAGATGCACGAACGCCGACGCATCGAGCAGAACATCCACGACGGGGTGCAGCAGGACATCGTCGCGACGATGGCGAGCATCCGGCTCGCACGCAACCAACTCGCCCGCGACCCGCCGCTGGCAGCCACCACGCTGGAGGCGCTGCAGGAGAACACCCGTCGCACCCTGGACAGCATCCGTGAGCTCAGCCGCGGCATCCACCCGCCGGTGCTCACCCACCGCGGGCTGCTCGAGGCGTTGGACGCACAAGCAGCGCGGATGCCCATCGACGTCCGCCTCGACGCCGCTGCGGACGTTCGTGCCGCCCGCTACGCCGAGGACGTCGAGGTCGTGGCGTACTTCGTCGTCTCGGAGGGGCTGGCCAACGTTCTCAAACACGCCGGCACCGACCTGGCGAT comes from the Euzebyales bacterium genome and includes:
- a CDS encoding histidine kinase, which gives rise to MHERRRIEQNIHDGVQQDIVATMASIRLARNQLARDPPLAATTLEALQENTRRTLDSIRELSRGIHPPVLTHRGLLEALDAQAARMPIDVRLDAAADVRAARYAEDVEVVAYFVVSEGLANVLKHAGTDLAIVRLDTVDGWLTVEVIDHGRGCDRETATTGSGILGLRDRVESVGGRLSVDSSPGRGMTLRALLPARRGAVNRA